One region of Danio aesculapii chromosome 7, fDanAes4.1, whole genome shotgun sequence genomic DNA includes:
- the sb:cb1058 gene encoding uncharacterized protein sb:cb1058, with product MTIGRSFKKNQVPRTPAFLDKTNGFYGRLDEMFRDDVQMEGETKEEQPSSQDNGPAPGWIEEDDHVVDFNQGMMDDDDGTTLLKRKPSRLSRRWSRMSSRKAKYGKFSSEKELGNETSTSVDLKPEEALPSQTLENNREPEPTMVHFSAKEHADDQILIKGKKEGEVEDMKIEGKLNGETMEVVKRNTLKNYRKAVDRAFRRGWETFVANLYSVTLTPISSTSSSAPSDKTQLNKNRVLAEFR from the exons ATGACGATCGGCAGGAGCTTCAAAAAGAACCAGGTCCCTCGTACTCCTGCTTTCCTGGACAAGACTAATGGATTCTATGGGCGCTTGGACGAGATGTTTAGAGACGATGTACAGATGGAGGGAGAGACCAAAGAAGAGCAGCCAAGTAGCCAAGACAATGGGCCAGCTCCAGGCTGGATAGAAGAGGATGACCACGTGGTTGATTTTAACCAGGGTatgatggatgatgatgatgggaCCACTTTACTGAAGAGGAAGCCCAGCAGACTGAGCCGCCGATGGAGCAGGATGAGCTCCAGGAAGGCAAAGTACGGCAAGTTTTCCTCAGAGAAAGAACTGGGTAATGAAACCAGTACATCTGTAGATCTGAAGCCAGAGGAGGCACTGCCGTCCCAAACCCTGGAAAACAACAGAGAACCAGAACCAACGATGGTGCATTTCTCTGCAAAAGAGCATGCAGATGACCAGATTCTCATCAAAGGGAAGAAGGAGGGAGAAGTGGAAGACATGAAAATAGAAGGAAAGCTGAATGGGGAGACAATGGAAGTTGTGAAGAGGAACACTCTCAAGAATTACCGCAAG GCCGTGGACAGAGCTTTCCGTCGAGGATGGGAGACTTTTGTTGCCAATCTGTATAGTGTGACTCTGACACCCATATCATCAACTTCTTCATCTGCACCATCAGACAAAACCCAACTGAACAAGAATCGTGTTTTGGCAGAATTCAGATAA